A part of Flavobacteriaceae bacterium GSB9 genomic DNA contains:
- the ilvB gene encoding biosynthetic-type acetolactate synthase large subunit: MKTQTADKTKEVANKTEHITGSEAVIKSLIAEGVDVLYGYPGGAIMPVYDELFKFQDQIHHVLTRHEQGAAHAAQGYARISGKVGVAMATSGPGATNLITGIADAQIDSTPLVCITGQVASHLLGSDAFQETDIVGISTPVTKWNCQVTKASEIPAALAKAFYIARSGRPGPVLVDITKDAQISELDFKYEKCVGVRSYKPIPKTNPDSVKAAAELINNAKKPFIVWGQGVILGEAEAELKTVIEKSGVPAAWTILGASALPTSHPLNVGMVGMHGNYAPNKLTNECDVLIAIGMRFDDRVTGDLNTYAKQAKVIHFDIDPAEIDKNVKTDIAVLGNSKESLAMLAEVLNENSHDSWLQKFKDLYKIEYEKVIKDDIEPTKEGLTMGEVLKQINIESEGKAAIVSDVGQHQMIACRYADFNVTKSNITSGGLGTMGFALPAAIGAKMAAPEREVVAIIGDGGYQMNIQELGTIFQTKAAVKIVVLNNEFLGMVRQWQQLFFDKRYASTEMTNPDFVTIAKGYHIQAKRVEKREDLAEAVKEMMASKESYFLEVCVEKEDNVFPMVPSGASVSDIRLS, translated from the coding sequence ATGAAAACACAAACTGCAGATAAGACAAAAGAAGTGGCAAATAAAACAGAACATATTACAGGTAGCGAAGCTGTTATAAAGAGCTTAATAGCCGAAGGGGTAGATGTACTTTATGGCTATCCGGGAGGCGCTATTATGCCTGTTTACGACGAGCTTTTTAAGTTCCAGGATCAAATCCATCACGTATTAACACGCCACGAGCAAGGGGCTGCACATGCTGCGCAAGGCTATGCGCGTATTTCTGGTAAGGTAGGGGTGGCCATGGCAACCTCTGGACCGGGAGCAACCAATTTAATCACAGGAATTGCTGATGCCCAAATAGATTCAACACCTTTGGTTTGCATTACGGGGCAAGTAGCTTCACATTTATTGGGAAGTGATGCGTTTCAGGAAACCGATATTGTGGGTATTTCAACTCCGGTAACCAAGTGGAATTGTCAAGTTACCAAAGCTTCAGAGATTCCTGCGGCACTGGCAAAGGCATTTTATATTGCGCGTAGTGGAAGACCAGGCCCAGTTTTGGTCGATATTACTAAAGATGCTCAAATAAGTGAGCTCGATTTTAAGTATGAGAAATGTGTTGGCGTACGCAGTTACAAGCCCATACCAAAAACAAATCCTGACTCAGTAAAAGCAGCGGCCGAATTGATAAACAACGCTAAAAAACCATTTATTGTTTGGGGGCAAGGCGTTATTTTAGGCGAGGCCGAAGCTGAATTGAAAACGGTAATCGAAAAATCTGGTGTGCCAGCGGCTTGGACTATTTTAGGGGCTTCGGCATTGCCAACCTCGCATCCGCTAAATGTTGGTATGGTAGGTATGCATGGAAACTATGCACCAAATAAGCTAACCAATGAATGCGATGTTTTAATAGCCATCGGAATGCGTTTTGACGACCGTGTTACGGGCGATTTAAATACTTATGCGAAGCAAGCAAAGGTGATTCATTTTGATATTGATCCCGCAGAGATTGATAAAAACGTAAAAACTGATATAGCAGTTTTAGGTAATTCTAAAGAAAGCTTGGCGATGTTGGCTGAGGTTTTAAATGAAAACTCCCATGATTCGTGGTTGCAGAAATTTAAGGACTTGTACAAGATTGAATATGAAAAAGTCATTAAAGATGATATTGAGCCTACCAAGGAAGGTTTAACCATGGGCGAAGTGCTAAAGCAAATCAATATTGAGAGTGAAGGCAAAGCAGCCATTGTATCCGATGTGGGCCAACACCAAATGATTGCTTGTCGTTATGCTGATTTTAATGTTACCAAAAGTAATATTACCTCAGGTGGTTTAGGTACTATGGGCTTTGCACTTCCAGCTGCAATTGGTGCTAAAATGGCGGCTCCAGAGCGTGAAGTTGTTGCTATTATTGGCGACGGCGGTTACCAAATGAATATCCAAGAATTGGGTACCATTTTCCAAACCAAGGCGGCCGTAAAAATAGTGGTTTTAAACAATGAATTTTTAGGCATGGTACGCCAATGGCAACAGTTGTTTTTCGATAAACGATACGCTTCCACAGAGATGACAAACCCTGATTTTGTAACCATTGCAAAGGGCTATCACATTCAGGCAAAACGAGTTGAAAAACGTGAAGATTTGGCCGAAGCCGTTAAGGAAATGATGGCTTCCAAAGAATCGTATTTCCTTGAGGTTTGTGTTGAAAAGGAAGATAATGTGTTTCCAATGGTGCCATCGGGGGCATCAGTTTCAGATATTAGATTAAGTTAA
- the ilvD gene encoding dihydroxy-acid dehydratase encodes MKELNKYSSRLTQDESQPASQAMLYAVGLTDEDMNKAQVGIASTGYDGNPCNMHLNNLAAEVKIECKIAGMVGLGFNTIGVSDGISMGTSGMNYSLASRDIIADSIETVMNAQSYDALISVVGCDKNMPGAVIAMLRLNRPSIMMYGGTIASGNYKGKKLNIVSAFEALGQKVAGEIDEDEYREIIKRAIPGAGACGGMYTANTMASAIECMGLALPYNSSIPAENPNKLSESERTAIAIKNLLELDLKPLDIISKKSIENAIALVNALGGSTNAVLHFLAIAHAADIEFTLEDFQRVSDRTPLIADLKPSGKYLMEDVHGIGGTPAVMKYLLDKGYLYGDCMTVTGKTLAENLKDVEPLQFEEDSQDVIYPTDKALKSSGNLQILYGNLAEEGAVAKISGKEGLVFEGKAVVFDGEQAANTGISNGEVQRGDVVVIRYVGPKGGPGMPEMLKPTSLIMGAGLGKSVALITDGRFSGGTHGFVVGHITPEAQTGGAIGLVKTGDKIRISAEDNSINVLLSEEELAKRKSEWTAPELKHKKGILYKYAKSVASASKGCVTDAF; translated from the coding sequence ATGAAGGAACTCAATAAATATAGCAGTAGGTTAACCCAAGACGAATCCCAGCCAGCATCTCAGGCCATGTTGTACGCCGTAGGTTTAACGGACGAAGATATGAACAAGGCACAAGTTGGTATTGCCAGTACAGGCTATGATGGTAATCCGTGCAATATGCATTTAAATAATTTGGCCGCCGAGGTTAAAATAGAATGTAAGATTGCAGGAATGGTCGGTTTAGGGTTCAATACTATTGGTGTTAGTGACGGTATTTCCATGGGAACATCGGGGATGAACTACTCTTTGGCTTCGCGCGATATTATAGCAGATTCCATCGAAACCGTTATGAATGCACAAAGCTACGATGCGCTTATTTCTGTGGTCGGCTGTGACAAGAATATGCCTGGTGCCGTTATTGCTATGTTACGGTTAAACCGTCCTTCTATTATGATGTACGGAGGAACTATTGCCTCTGGAAACTACAAAGGAAAAAAATTAAATATTGTTTCGGCATTTGAAGCGCTTGGCCAAAAAGTAGCGGGTGAAATTGATGAAGATGAATACCGTGAAATCATAAAAAGAGCCATTCCGGGTGCAGGTGCTTGTGGCGGTATGTACACAGCAAATACTATGGCATCGGCCATCGAATGTATGGGCTTGGCGCTACCTTATAACTCATCAATTCCTGCCGAAAACCCCAATAAATTGTCAGAGAGCGAAAGAACAGCAATCGCAATAAAAAACCTGTTGGAATTAGACTTAAAACCTTTAGATATCATTTCTAAAAAGTCTATTGAAAACGCCATTGCACTAGTAAATGCATTAGGAGGATCAACTAATGCGGTATTGCATTTCTTGGCCATTGCCCATGCTGCCGATATCGAATTTACTCTAGAAGATTTTCAACGTGTAAGCGACAGAACACCGCTAATTGCCGACTTGAAGCCTAGTGGTAAATATTTAATGGAAGATGTACACGGTATTGGTGGAACGCCAGCCGTAATGAAATACCTGTTGGATAAAGGCTATTTGTATGGCGATTGTATGACCGTAACGGGAAAAACTTTAGCTGAAAACCTTAAAGATGTTGAGCCATTGCAGTTTGAAGAAGATAGCCAAGATGTAATTTATCCAACCGATAAGGCCTTAAAATCTTCAGGAAATCTACAAATCCTTTATGGAAACTTGGCTGAAGAAGGTGCTGTGGCAAAAATATCAGGTAAAGAAGGATTGGTGTTCGAAGGAAAAGCAGTGGTGTTCGATGGTGAGCAAGCTGCCAATACAGGGATTTCCAATGGCGAAGTACAGCGAGGCGATGTCGTCGTCATCCGGTACGTCGGTCCAAAAGGTGGTCCTGGTATGCCGGAAATGCTAAAGCCGACTTCATTGATTATGGGGGCGGGCTTAGGTAAATCGGTCGCTTTAATAACCGACGGACGTTTTTCTGGAGGTACTCACGGTTTTGTAGTAGGGCATATTACCCCAGAAGCGCAAACAGGAGGTGCTATTGGATTGGTGAAAACCGGTGATAAAATTAGGATCAGTGCAGAGGATAATTCCATCAACGTATTGCTTTCTGAAGAAGAACTGGCGAAGAGAAAATCTGAATGGACAGCACCAGAATTAAAACACAAAAAAGGAATATTATACAAATATGCAAAATCGGTAGCTTCAGCATCAAAAGGATGCGTTACTGATGCATTTTAA
- the metK gene encoding methionine adenosyltransferase translates to MAYLFTSESVSEGHPDKVADQISDALIDNFLAFDTDSKVACETLVTTGQVVLAGEVKSTTYLDVQKIARDTINKIGYTKGEYMFDGNSCGVFSAIHEQSEDINQGVDRGSKEEQGAGDQGMMFGYATNETENYMPLALDLSHRILKELSAIRRENKDITYLRPDSKSQVTIEYSDDNVPQRIDAIVISTQHDDFADDETMLTKIRQDIVDILIPRVVAKLPEGIQKLFNSDIKYHINPTGKFVIGGPHGDTGLTGRKIIVDTYGGKGAHGGGAFSGKDPSKVDRSAAYATRHIAKNLVAAGVADELLVQVSYAIGVVEPMGIFIDTFGTKKVNLTNGEIAAKVSEIFDMRPFAIEDRLKLRSPIYSETAAYGHMGRTNETVTKTFSQPNGETITLDVELFTWEKLDYVDIIKKAFGL, encoded by the coding sequence ATGGCTTATTTATTCACTTCAGAAAGTGTTTCTGAAGGGCATCCAGACAAAGTAGCAGACCAAATTAGCGACGCTTTAATCGATAATTTTTTAGCGTTTGACACCGACTCGAAAGTAGCCTGTGAAACCTTAGTTACTACTGGCCAAGTGGTTCTTGCCGGTGAGGTAAAATCAACCACCTATTTAGACGTACAAAAAATTGCCCGAGACACCATTAACAAAATTGGCTACACCAAAGGCGAATACATGTTTGACGGCAATTCGTGCGGTGTATTTTCGGCTATCCACGAACAATCGGAAGACATCAACCAAGGTGTTGACCGCGGCAGCAAAGAAGAACAAGGTGCTGGCGACCAAGGTATGATGTTTGGCTATGCCACTAACGAAACCGAAAACTATATGCCACTGGCATTAGATTTGTCGCACAGAATTTTAAAAGAATTATCGGCCATACGTCGCGAAAATAAAGACATCACCTATTTGCGCCCAGACAGCAAAAGCCAGGTAACCATTGAATATAGCGACGATAATGTACCACAACGCATTGACGCGATTGTAATTTCAACACAGCACGACGATTTTGCCGACGACGAAACCATGTTGACCAAAATTCGGCAAGACATTGTTGACATTTTAATTCCGCGTGTGGTAGCGAAACTTCCTGAAGGCATTCAAAAATTATTCAACAGCGATATTAAATACCATATCAATCCAACAGGGAAATTTGTAATTGGCGGACCGCATGGCGATACGGGTTTAACAGGGCGCAAAATTATTGTTGATACTTACGGTGGTAAAGGCGCCCACGGTGGCGGAGCATTTTCAGGAAAAGATCCGAGTAAGGTAGATCGCAGTGCCGCTTATGCCACAAGACATATTGCCAAAAATTTAGTTGCTGCTGGTGTGGCTGATGAACTTTTGGTACAAGTAAGCTATGCTATTGGCGTTGTAGAACCCATGGGTATTTTTATTGATACTTTTGGCACGAAGAAGGTTAATTTAACCAATGGTGAAATTGCTGCAAAAGTATCTGAAATTTTCGATATGCGCCCATTTGCCATTGAAGACCGCTTAAAACTGCGTTCGCCCATTTACAGTGAAACCGCTGCTTACGGCCATATGGGGCGCACCAACGAAACAGTAACCAAAACATTTTCACAACCTAACGGCGAAACCATCACTTTGGACGTAGAACTGTTTACATGGGAAAAACTGGATTATGTTGATATCATTAAAAAAGCCTTTGGGTTATAA
- a CDS encoding PorT family protein: MNAGPNYNSLRGDSFAEKHDAHFNYFFGLSFEYQINEEFSVLTNLNYENKSYKSEYKSFSQVWTNTFKVEDETKFKNLNIHILLKYKFGFDNEFFLNGGLFYNHIFDISNEMINTETGENTNAFDFN, translated from the coding sequence ATAAACGCGGGGCCAAATTATAATAGCTTAAGAGGAGACTCTTTTGCAGAGAAGCATGATGCCCATTTTAATTATTTTTTCGGATTATCTTTTGAGTATCAGATTAATGAAGAGTTCTCAGTTTTAACTAACTTGAATTACGAAAACAAATCATATAAGTCAGAGTATAAAAGTTTTTCCCAAGTATGGACAAACACTTTTAAAGTTGAAGACGAAACTAAATTTAAGAATTTAAATATTCACATTCTCTTAAAATATAAATTTGGTTTTGACAATGAATTCTTTTTAAATGGAGGATTGTTCTACAATCATATTTTTGATATTTCAAATGAAATGATAAATACAGAAACTGGAGAAAACACGAATGCCTTTGACTTTAACTAA
- a CDS encoding DUF5686 and carboxypeptidase regulatory-like domain-containing protein, with translation MNLRLLIPLFLLVTCSAFAQTKVSGHVFDENEMPVPFANVIFQGSTQGTITDENGRFYLESDETWDALVVSFIGYETLIVPLEKKVNYNLRYVLQEERAELSEVVIVAGKLSKKNNPAVDLLRKIWANKRSNGLKQFKQYQFDKYEKVEFDLNTIDSALIKSKLFKGMEFVFNEVDTSRVTGKTYLPIFINEAVSEVYGDNDINKTKEVLKGNKNSGFSDNQVIIDFIGDLYNDFDIYDNYLKFFDKSFVSPLSRTGINTYNYKLLDSAYIDNKWCYNVMYYPRRKNELTFKGDFWVADSTYAIKEINLQASKSANINWIKEIYIEQEFEVLNDSVFLVKRDYMMSDFAFNKKEKSRGIYGKRTTLYDNYKFNKKKEEAFYEKDVYNYNLDVYHRDDAFWAENRLEGLNKDEKGVYKMLDTLKTVKKFKRLYNLGSILASGYVEFNTLPLDYGPIFSTFGFNEVEGVRLRAGGRTYFGPNDLWRLEGFMAYGFRDDKFKYGISGKWLVDKKNRFIISGGNRRDVEQIGASLTTSTDVLGRSLASSSVVGTSTNDKLTNINLTSLAIEAEPWRNVVLRLGANFRTLESASPTFSLDYNTPNGVKSEIKQYESTLSVSYFPKRKMTGFGVERRTANDDFARLFAQVSRGDKTVLNSDFDYTKLQFSYLQPWQLGGFGRLATTVEAGKTFGEVPLGLLSVIPGNQSYFSIYKTFSQLDFYEFVSDTYASFHFEHNFNGRLFSRIPLLRKLNLREIISVRGVWGDISKANIALSTTSNPNSIELVAPSNEPYYEYSLGVGNIFKVFRIDFNFRGNYKDNIEYPNARKFGVTGSFGFYF, from the coding sequence ATGAACTTAAGGCTACTTATTCCCCTTTTTCTACTCGTCACTTGTTCTGCTTTTGCCCAAACAAAGGTTAGCGGTCATGTGTTTGATGAAAATGAAATGCCCGTGCCCTTTGCCAATGTTATATTTCAGGGGTCTACGCAAGGTACTATAACTGACGAAAACGGAAGGTTTTATCTCGAATCAGATGAAACTTGGGATGCTCTGGTGGTGTCTTTTATTGGTTATGAGACCTTAATCGTTCCTTTAGAAAAAAAGGTAAACTATAACCTCAGGTATGTGTTACAGGAAGAGCGCGCCGAACTCAGCGAGGTGGTTATTGTGGCGGGTAAGCTTTCAAAAAAAAATAATCCGGCTGTCGATTTGCTCCGTAAAATTTGGGCAAACAAAAGGAGTAATGGCCTCAAACAGTTTAAGCAGTACCAGTTCGATAAATACGAAAAAGTAGAATTCGATTTAAATACCATAGACAGTGCCTTGATAAAAAGCAAGCTCTTTAAGGGAATGGAGTTTGTGTTTAATGAAGTCGATACGTCTCGAGTCACCGGTAAAACCTATTTGCCCATATTTATTAACGAAGCGGTTTCAGAGGTTTATGGCGATAACGACATCAATAAAACAAAAGAAGTTTTAAAGGGCAATAAAAATTCGGGTTTTAGCGATAATCAAGTTATTATCGATTTTATTGGCGACTTGTACAACGATTTTGATATTTACGACAATTACCTCAAGTTTTTCGATAAAAGTTTTGTTAGCCCGCTATCCAGAACCGGTATCAATACCTATAATTATAAATTGTTGGATAGTGCCTATATCGACAACAAATGGTGTTACAATGTAATGTATTACCCACGCCGAAAAAATGAACTGACCTTTAAAGGTGATTTTTGGGTGGCCGATAGCACCTATGCCATTAAGGAAATAAATTTGCAGGCATCAAAAAGTGCCAATATCAACTGGATAAAGGAAATTTATATAGAGCAAGAATTTGAAGTGTTAAACGACTCTGTGTTTTTGGTTAAGCGTGATTATATGATGTCAGATTTTGCATTCAATAAAAAGGAGAAATCGCGTGGTATTTATGGAAAGCGAACCACGCTGTACGATAACTATAAGTTCAATAAAAAGAAAGAAGAAGCATTTTACGAAAAAGATGTTTACAACTACAATTTAGACGTTTACCATCGCGATGATGCATTCTGGGCCGAAAACCGTTTGGAGGGACTCAATAAAGACGAAAAAGGCGTTTACAAAATGCTCGACACCTTAAAAACGGTTAAAAAGTTTAAGCGACTATATAATTTAGGTAGTATTTTGGCGTCGGGCTATGTTGAGTTTAACACCTTGCCCTTGGACTATGGTCCCATTTTTTCAACCTTCGGTTTTAACGAGGTTGAAGGGGTGCGCTTGCGAGCCGGTGGCCGAACGTATTTTGGGCCAAACGATTTATGGCGATTGGAAGGTTTTATGGCTTACGGGTTTCGTGACGATAAATTCAAATATGGCATTTCGGGAAAATGGTTGGTCGATAAAAAAAACCGATTTATTATTTCTGGAGGAAACCGTCGCGATGTAGAACAAATAGGAGCAAGCTTAACAACCAGTACCGATGTTTTGGGACGTAGCTTGGCGTCATCGTCTGTTGTGGGAACAAGTACAAACGATAAGCTTACTAATATAAACCTAACCAGTTTGGCCATTGAAGCCGAACCTTGGCGGAATGTCGTGTTACGGCTGGGGGCAAATTTCCGAACCTTAGAGTCGGCATCGCCAACTTTTAGTTTAGATTATAATACGCCCAATGGGGTGAAATCTGAAATCAAGCAGTACGAATCTACGCTGTCGGTGTCCTATTTTCCAAAACGAAAAATGACGGGTTTTGGTGTTGAGCGTCGAACCGCAAATGATGATTTTGCACGATTGTTTGCTCAGGTGAGCCGAGGTGATAAAACAGTGCTTAATAGTGATTTTGATTATACCAAACTTCAATTTTCGTATTTGCAACCTTGGCAGTTGGGTGGTTTTGGCAGATTGGCCACAACGGTTGAAGCAGGCAAAACCTTCGGGGAAGTGCCACTTGGTTTGTTAAGCGTTATTCCCGGGAACCAATCGTATTTCTCCATTTATAAAACCTTTTCACAACTCGATTTTTACGAGTTCGTTTCAGATACTTATGCTTCGTTTCATTTTGAGCATAATTTTAACGGGAGGCTATTCTCTAGAATTCCGCTGTTGAGAAAGTTGAACCTACGTGAAATTATTAGTGTGCGTGGTGTTTGGGGCGACATTTCTAAAGCAAATATAGCGCTGAGTACCACTAGCAATCCTAATAGTATTGAATTAGTTGCCCCATCAAATGAGCCCTATTACGAATACAGCTTGGGTGTTGGCAATATTTTTAAAGTGTTTAGAATAGATTTTAATTTTCGAGGCAATTACAAAGACAATATTGAATACCCCAACGCCCGAAAATTTGGTGTTACCGGTAGTTTTGGGTTTTATTTTTAG